In the genome of Kitasatospora cathayae, one region contains:
- a CDS encoding LuxR C-terminal-related transcriptional regulator has protein sequence MLQALGLSIDAVTVYRAMLDHPGHGVEQLADNCGLTPTQIHDCLDELGQLMLVRASIEHPGQLRAVDPEIGLADMVARQEADLAARQAQLAASRAAVTRMVADRAEQRSAHGERLLGMDAIQARLEHFARTAQTEIIGVQPGVQRPEDLDAARGQDLAALARGVTMHSLFQDAARNHAHVATFAHTLLSHGGEVRTAPTVPQRMVIIDRAQALVPIDPTDNRKGALHVTEPGIVTALLELFDQAWNTAVPLGAGRPDDPETGLTDHERELLRLLGTGLTDEAAGQRLGIADRTVRRQMASIMERLGASSRFEAGIKAAQRGWL, from the coding sequence ATGCTGCAAGCACTCGGCCTGAGCATCGACGCCGTCACCGTCTACCGGGCGATGCTCGACCACCCCGGCCACGGCGTCGAACAGCTCGCCGACAACTGCGGCCTGACCCCCACCCAGATCCATGACTGCCTCGACGAGCTCGGGCAACTGATGCTCGTGCGCGCGTCCATCGAACACCCCGGACAGCTGCGCGCCGTGGACCCCGAAATCGGACTGGCGGACATGGTCGCCCGCCAGGAAGCGGACCTGGCCGCCCGCCAGGCCCAGTTGGCGGCCTCGCGCGCCGCGGTGACCCGGATGGTCGCCGACCGCGCCGAGCAGCGATCCGCGCACGGCGAACGCCTCCTCGGCATGGACGCCATCCAGGCCCGGCTCGAACACTTCGCCCGCACCGCCCAGACGGAGATCATCGGCGTCCAGCCCGGTGTCCAGCGTCCCGAAGACCTCGACGCCGCCCGCGGCCAGGACCTCGCCGCCCTGGCCCGCGGCGTGACCATGCACTCGCTCTTCCAGGACGCCGCCCGCAACCACGCCCACGTCGCCACCTTCGCCCACACCCTGCTCAGCCACGGCGGAGAAGTCCGCACGGCCCCCACGGTCCCCCAGCGCATGGTCATCATCGACCGCGCCCAAGCCCTCGTCCCGATCGACCCCACCGACAACCGCAAGGGCGCCCTCCACGTCACCGAACCCGGCATCGTCACGGCCCTGCTCGAACTCTTCGATCAGGCCTGGAACACCGCCGTCCCTCTCGGCGCCGGTCGCCCCGACGACCCCGAAACCGGCCTGACCGACCACGAACGCGAACTCCTGCGCCTGCTCGGCACCGGTCTCACCGACGAAGCCGCCGGACAGCGCCTTGGCATCGCCGACCGCACCGTCCGCCGCCAGATGGCCTCCATCATGGAACGCCTCGGCGCCAGCAGCCGGTTCGAAGCCGGCATCAAAGCCGCCCAAAGAGGCTGGCTCTGA
- a CDS encoding FG-GAP-like repeat-containing protein, whose product MLSIKSRLLKKSTIGTLVAASAIAGLTALPAQAATVGQNIASEAASQIGANACTGGGYYGSCTGDGGSPELWCADFAKWVWNQEGVDVSGLTAGAGSFYTYGKNNGTLSSTPAVGDAVVFNYSGGGYADHVAIVTQVNADGTIVTVGGDENGVHGNWAATSAVHQDGPYNGGLGWTPYMGMSISGYIAPVGGTAGGTTNPTPATPTMRLTAGDFNNDGKQDTLAVDNSTGHLFYYAGLGTGHFAAPVDLGGGWDNMRLHAADFNNDGKLDILAQDPHGELYFYAGLGTGHFAARVDLGSGWGNLNLTVGDFNGDGKADVLAVDTSGGHLYFYPGLGNGAFGTRTDLGSGWANMTLTAADFNGNGKLDLFAQDSSTGHAYYYPGVGDGSFGTRTDLGGGWGNYNVTVGDFSGDGKRDLMAIDTSGGHLFYYAGLGTGHFAAPVDLGSGWGTMTLTAADFNGDGKLDVQAQNASTGHMFFYPGLGDGSFGTRTDLGGGW is encoded by the coding sequence ATGCTCTCGATCAAGTCCCGCCTGCTGAAGAAGTCCACCATCGGCACCCTCGTCGCCGCCTCCGCCATTGCCGGCCTGACGGCGCTGCCCGCCCAGGCCGCCACCGTGGGCCAGAACATCGCTTCCGAGGCCGCCTCCCAGATCGGCGCCAACGCCTGCACCGGCGGCGGCTACTACGGCAGCTGCACCGGCGACGGCGGTTCGCCCGAGCTCTGGTGCGCCGACTTCGCCAAGTGGGTCTGGAACCAGGAGGGCGTCGACGTCAGCGGCCTCACGGCCGGCGCGGGCAGCTTTTACACCTACGGCAAGAACAACGGAACGCTGTCCAGCACCCCCGCTGTCGGCGACGCCGTGGTCTTCAACTACTCCGGCGGCGGCTACGCCGACCACGTCGCCATCGTGACCCAGGTCAACGCCGACGGCACCATCGTTACCGTCGGCGGAGACGAGAACGGCGTCCATGGCAACTGGGCCGCCACCTCCGCGGTGCACCAGGACGGGCCCTACAACGGCGGGCTCGGCTGGACCCCCTACATGGGCATGAGCATCTCCGGTTACATAGCCCCGGTCGGCGGCACGGCCGGCGGCACCACCAACCCCACCCCGGCCACCCCGACCATGCGCCTGACCGCCGGCGACTTCAACAACGACGGCAAGCAGGACACCCTGGCCGTCGACAACTCCACCGGCCACCTGTTCTACTACGCCGGGCTCGGCACCGGGCACTTCGCCGCGCCGGTGGACCTCGGGGGCGGCTGGGACAACATGCGCCTGCACGCGGCCGACTTCAACAACGACGGCAAGCTCGACATCCTCGCCCAGGACCCCCACGGCGAGCTCTACTTCTACGCCGGCCTCGGCACCGGGCACTTCGCCGCCCGTGTCGACCTCGGTAGCGGCTGGGGCAACCTCAACCTGACCGTGGGCGACTTCAACGGCGACGGCAAGGCCGACGTGCTGGCGGTCGACACCTCGGGCGGCCACCTGTACTTCTACCCCGGCCTGGGCAACGGCGCCTTCGGCACCCGCACCGACCTCGGCTCCGGCTGGGCCAACATGACCCTGACCGCGGCCGACTTCAACGGAAACGGCAAGCTCGACCTCTTCGCGCAGGACTCCTCCACCGGTCACGCCTACTACTACCCCGGCGTGGGTGACGGCTCCTTCGGCACCCGGACCGACCTCGGCGGCGGTTGGGGCAACTACAACGTGACGGTTGGAGACTTCAGCGGTGACGGCAAGCGCGACCTGATGGCGATCGACACCTCCGGCGGCCACCTGTTCTACTACGCCGGGCTGGGCACCGGGCACTTCGCCGCCCCGGTGGACCTCGGCTCCGGCTGGGGCACCATGACCCTGACCGCGGCCGACTTCAACGGCGACGGGAAGCTCGACGTCCAGGCCCAGAACGCCAGCACCGGCCACATGTTCTTCTACCCCGGCCTGGGCGACGGCTCCTTCGGCACCCGCACCGACCTCGGCGGCGGCTGGTAA
- a CDS encoding pyridoxal phosphate-dependent aminotransferase encodes MGTRPLLNRRLAGMGTTIFAEMSALATATGSINLGQGFPDTDGPEEVREAAVRALREGRGNQYPPGPGIPELRTAIAEHQQRFHGLSYDPDTEVLVTAGATEAIAAALLALLEPGDEVIAFEPFYDSYAACIAMAGAIRRPLTLRAPAFRPDLDELRALITPRTRLLLINTPHNPTGTVLTADELAGIAALAVEHDLLVVTDEVYEHLVFGATHHPVAALPGMRERTVTISSAGKTFSYTGWKVGWVTASPALVSAVRTAKQYLTYVSAGPFQYAVAEALRLPDSYFATFRADLLRKRDLLVDGLSSAGFRVFNPEGTYFITTDITPLGEKDGLEFCRSLPDRCGVVAIPNVVFYDNTDAGRSLVRFTFCKRDDVLREAVARLRRL; translated from the coding sequence ATGGGTACCAGGCCGCTACTGAACCGCCGCCTGGCCGGGATGGGGACGACGATCTTCGCCGAGATGTCCGCCCTGGCCACGGCCACCGGCTCGATCAACCTCGGCCAGGGCTTCCCCGACACGGACGGGCCCGAGGAGGTCCGCGAGGCCGCCGTACGGGCCCTGCGCGAGGGCCGCGGCAACCAGTACCCGCCCGGGCCCGGCATCCCGGAGCTGCGCACCGCCATCGCCGAGCACCAGCAGCGCTTCCACGGCCTGAGCTACGACCCGGACACCGAGGTGCTGGTCACCGCCGGCGCCACCGAGGCCATCGCCGCCGCCCTGCTCGCCCTGCTGGAGCCCGGCGACGAGGTGATCGCCTTCGAACCCTTCTACGACTCCTACGCCGCCTGCATCGCCATGGCCGGCGCCATCCGCCGCCCGCTCACCCTCCGGGCCCCGGCCTTCCGCCCCGACCTGGACGAGCTGCGCGCCCTGATCACCCCGCGCACCCGCCTCCTGCTGATCAACACCCCGCACAACCCCACCGGCACCGTCCTCACCGCCGACGAGCTGGCCGGCATCGCCGCCCTCGCCGTCGAACACGACCTGCTGGTCGTCACCGACGAGGTCTACGAACACCTCGTCTTCGGCGCCACCCACCACCCCGTCGCCGCCCTCCCCGGCATGCGCGAACGCACCGTCACCATCTCCTCCGCCGGCAAGACCTTCTCGTACACGGGATGGAAGGTCGGTTGGGTAACCGCGAGTCCTGCTCTCGTCTCGGCGGTCCGCACGGCGAAGCAGTACCTCACCTACGTCAGTGCAGGCCCGTTCCAGTACGCGGTTGCTGAGGCGCTCCGCCTCCCCGACAGCTACTTCGCCACCTTCCGTGCCGACCTGCTGCGCAAGCGAGACCTTCTCGTCGACGGTCTCTCGTCTGCGGGCTTCCGCGTGTTCAACCCCGAGGGCACGTACTTCATCACCACCGACATCACCCCCCTGGGCGAGAAGGACGGCCTGGAGTTCTGCCGCTCCCTCCCCGACCGCTGCGGCGTCGTCGCCATCCCCAACGTCGTGTTCTACGACAACACCGACGCCGGACGCAGCCTGGTCCGCTTCACCTTCTGCAAGCGCGACGACGTCCTGCGGGAAGCGGTGGCCCGCCTCCGGAGGCTCTGA